A single Dechloromonas denitrificans DNA region contains:
- a CDS encoding hydrogenase small subunit produces the protein MTETFYEVLRRQGITRRSFLKFCSLTATSLGLGSAAAPRIAHALETKARTPVIWLHGLECTCCSESFIRSAHPLTKDVVLSMLSLDYDDTLMAAAGHQAEAIIEEVKKKYKGNYIVAVEGNPPLNEDGMFCIHGGRPFVEVLKETCADAKAIISWGACASYGCVQAAKPNPTRATPVHKVITGKPIINVPGCPPIAEVMTGVVTYMLTFDRIPELDRQGRPKMFYGQRIHDKCYRRGHFDAGQFVESWDDEAARKGYCLYKMGCKGPTTYNACSSMRWNGGVSWPVQSGHGCIGCSEEGFWDKGSFYDRVTDIKQFGVEANADTIGKAAAGTVGAAIAAHAAVTALARARQKAGETEEHKGEK, from the coding sequence GTGACCGAGACATTCTATGAAGTGCTGCGCCGGCAGGGTATCACCCGGCGCAGTTTCCTGAAATTCTGCAGCCTGACTGCCACTTCGCTCGGCCTGGGCAGCGCTGCCGCACCGCGCATTGCCCATGCGCTGGAAACCAAGGCGCGTACGCCGGTGATCTGGCTGCACGGTCTGGAATGCACCTGTTGCTCGGAGTCCTTCATCCGTTCGGCGCACCCGCTGACCAAGGATGTCGTGCTCTCGATGCTCTCCCTCGATTACGACGACACGCTGATGGCGGCGGCCGGCCACCAGGCCGAGGCGATCATCGAAGAGGTCAAGAAAAAGTACAAGGGCAACTACATCGTCGCCGTCGAAGGCAATCCGCCGCTCAACGAGGACGGCATGTTCTGCATCCACGGCGGCCGTCCCTTCGTCGAAGTGCTGAAGGAAACCTGCGCCGATGCCAAGGCGATCATCAGCTGGGGCGCCTGCGCCTCCTACGGCTGCGTCCAGGCCGCCAAGCCGAATCCGACGCGGGCGACGCCGGTGCACAAGGTGATTACCGGCAAGCCGATCATCAACGTGCCGGGCTGTCCGCCGATCGCCGAGGTGATGACCGGCGTCGTCACCTACATGCTGACTTTCGACCGCATTCCCGAACTCGACCGCCAGGGCCGGCCGAAGATGTTCTACGGCCAGCGCATCCACGACAAGTGCTACCGCCGCGGCCACTTCGACGCCGGCCAGTTCGTCGAGAGCTGGGACGACGAGGCGGCGCGCAAGGGCTACTGCCTGTACAAGATGGGCTGCAAGGGCCCGACCACCTACAACGCCTGTTCCTCGATGCGCTGGAACGGCGGCGTCTCCTGGCCGGTCCAGTCGGGCCACGGCTGTATCGGCTGTTCCGAGGAAGGTTTCTGGGACAAGGGCAGCTTCTACGATCGGGTGACCGACATCAAACAGTTCGGCGTCGAAGCCAATGCCGACACCATCGGCAAGGCGGCGGCCGGCACGGTCGGCGCGG